One genomic window of Quercus lobata isolate SW786 chromosome 9, ValleyOak3.0 Primary Assembly, whole genome shotgun sequence includes the following:
- the LOC115960557 gene encoding coiled-coil-helix-coiled-coil-helix domain-containing protein 10, mitochondrial-like: MARRSSGGGGGRSSSRSSRPAARAAPSNTPKPAAAAPPRPVPAQGQSGSVMGSLGATIADGLAWGTGTSIAHRAMDALMGPRVIKHETVASSASDVPPAPNTNGVGSSTVCADQSKALIDCLEGYGSDISKCQFYMDMLHQCRKNSGTLSA, from the exons ATGGCTCGCCGAAGCtctggcggtggtggtg GAAGGTCAAGTTCCCGAAGCTCCCGCCCTGCAGCCCGTGCTGCACCAAGTAATACTCCTAAGCCAG CGGCTGCTGCTCCTCCTCGTCCAGTGCCTGCACAAGGTCAAAGTGGATCCGTAATGGGATCACTTGGTGCCACTATTGCAGATG GCTTGGCTTGGGGTACTGGTACTTCTATTGCTCACAGAGCCATGGATGCTCTGATGGGTCCTCGTGTCATTAAGCATGAGACTGTTGCTTCATCAGCTTCTGATGTTCCACCAGCTCCAAATACAAACGGTGTTGGAAGTTCTACTGTTTGTGCTGATCAATCCAAGGCCTTAATTGAT TGCCTGGAAGGTTATGGAAGCGACATAAGCAAGTGCCAGTTCTACATGGACATGCTGCACCAGTGCCGCAAAAACTCAGGCACCTTGAGTGCTTGA